A window of Streptomyces armeniacus contains these coding sequences:
- a CDS encoding DNA gyrase/topoisomerase IV subunit A produces MARRSTKTPPPDDFEERILDIDVVDEMQGSYLEYAYSVIYSRALPDARDGLKPVHRRILYQMHAMGLRPDRSYVKCARVVGEVMGKLHPHGDSPIYDALVRMAQGFSMRVPLVDGHGNFGSLGNDDPPAAMRYTECRSAPAAGLMVESIDEDTVDFSPNYDGSEQEPAALPAAYPNLLVNGSAGIAVGMATNMPPHNLGEVIAAARHLIKHPGADLETLMRMVPGPDLPTGGKIIGLDGIKDAYATGRGTFKIRATAAVEQVTARRKGLVVTELPFAVGPEKVISKIKDLVNAKKLQGIADVKDLTDREHGLRLVIEIKNGFNPEAVLEQLYKLTPMEESFGINNVALVDGQPLTLGLKELLEVYVDHRFNVVRRRSEFRRTKRRDRLHLVEGLLVALLDIDEVIRLIRSSENAAQAKESLIARFGLSDVQTQYILDTPLRRLTKFDRLELESERDRLRGEIEELTRILESDAELRKLVSSELAAVAKKYGTERRTELLESAGAPLATVPLEVADDPCRVLLSSTGLLARTANGDAPFDQAAKRVKHDVVVSAVPATTRGEVGAVTSAGRLLRLTVVDLPQLPESSASPNLAGGAPVAELLTLESDERLICLTTLDESSPGLALGTEQGVVKRVVPDYPAHKDELEVISLREGDRIVGAVELRTGEEDLVFITNEAQLLRYQAGQVRPQGRAAGGVAGIKLGGPEAKVISFTAVDPAADAVVFTVAGSHGTLDDSVLTAKLTPFDQYPRKGRATGGVRCQRFLKGEDCLTFGWAGAAPARAATRTGTAAELPEPDPRRDGSGVPLAKPVAAMAGPF; encoded by the coding sequence ATGGCCCGCCGCAGTACGAAGACCCCGCCGCCGGACGACTTCGAGGAGCGCATCCTCGACATCGACGTCGTCGACGAGATGCAGGGCTCCTACCTGGAGTACGCCTACTCGGTCATCTACTCGCGGGCACTCCCCGACGCGCGCGACGGCCTGAAGCCGGTGCACCGCCGCATCCTTTACCAGATGCACGCGATGGGCCTGCGCCCCGACCGGTCGTACGTGAAGTGCGCCCGTGTCGTGGGCGAGGTGATGGGAAAGCTCCACCCGCACGGCGACAGCCCGATCTACGACGCGCTGGTGCGCATGGCGCAGGGCTTCTCCATGCGGGTCCCGCTGGTCGACGGGCACGGGAACTTCGGCTCCCTGGGCAACGACGACCCGCCCGCCGCTATGCGTTACACGGAGTGCAGGTCGGCGCCCGCGGCCGGGCTGATGGTCGAGTCCATCGACGAGGACACCGTCGACTTCTCGCCGAACTACGACGGCAGCGAGCAGGAGCCGGCGGCCCTGCCCGCCGCGTATCCGAACCTGCTGGTGAACGGCTCGGCGGGGATCGCGGTCGGCATGGCCACCAACATGCCCCCGCACAACCTGGGCGAAGTGATCGCCGCCGCACGGCATCTGATCAAGCACCCGGGCGCCGACCTCGAGACGCTGATGCGCATGGTGCCGGGCCCGGACCTGCCGACCGGTGGCAAGATCATCGGCCTCGACGGCATCAAGGACGCGTACGCCACGGGGCGCGGCACGTTCAAGATCCGCGCGACGGCCGCGGTCGAGCAGGTCACCGCCCGGCGCAAGGGCCTGGTCGTCACCGAGCTGCCGTTCGCGGTCGGCCCGGAGAAGGTCATCTCCAAGATCAAGGACCTGGTCAACGCCAAGAAGCTGCAGGGCATCGCGGACGTCAAGGACCTCACCGACCGCGAGCACGGGCTGCGGCTCGTCATCGAGATCAAGAACGGCTTCAACCCGGAGGCCGTGCTGGAGCAGCTGTACAAGCTGACGCCGATGGAGGAGTCCTTCGGCATCAACAACGTCGCGCTGGTCGACGGCCAGCCGCTGACGCTCGGCCTCAAGGAGCTCCTCGAGGTCTACGTCGACCACCGCTTCAACGTGGTGCGGCGGCGCAGCGAGTTCCGGCGCACCAAGCGGCGCGACCGGCTGCACCTGGTCGAGGGCCTGCTCGTCGCGCTGCTGGACATCGACGAGGTCATCCGGCTGATCCGGTCCAGCGAGAACGCGGCGCAGGCCAAGGAGTCGCTGATCGCCCGCTTCGGGCTGTCCGACGTCCAGACGCAGTACATCCTGGACACCCCGCTGCGCCGGCTCACGAAGTTCGACCGGCTGGAGCTGGAGAGCGAACGGGACCGGCTGCGCGGCGAGATCGAGGAGCTGACCCGCATCCTCGAGTCGGACGCGGAGCTGCGGAAGCTGGTCTCCTCGGAGCTCGCCGCCGTCGCGAAGAAGTACGGCACCGAGCGCCGCACCGAGCTGCTGGAGTCCGCGGGCGCGCCGCTGGCCACCGTGCCGCTGGAGGTCGCGGACGACCCGTGCCGGGTGCTGCTCTCCTCCACCGGGCTGCTCGCCCGTACGGCGAACGGCGACGCGCCGTTCGACCAGGCGGCGAAGCGCGTGAAGCACGACGTGGTCGTCTCCGCCGTCCCGGCCACCACCCGCGGCGAGGTCGGCGCCGTCACCTCGGCGGGCAGACTCCTGCGCCTCACCGTGGTCGATCTGCCGCAGCTGCCGGAGAGTTCGGCGTCGCCGAACCTGGCGGGCGGGGCACCGGTCGCGGAGCTGCTGACGCTGGAGTCCGACGAACGGCTGATCTGCCTGACGACACTCGACGAGTCCTCCCCCGGCCTCGCCCTCGGCACCGAGCAGGGCGTGGTGAAACGGGTCGTGCCCGACTATCCGGCGCACAAGGACGAGTTGGAAGTGATCAGCCTGAGGGAGGGCGACCGCATCGTCGGCGCGGTGGAGCTGCGCACAGGCGAGGAGGACCTGGTCTTCATCACGAACGAGGCGCAGCTGCTGCGCTATCAGGCGGGGCAGGTGCGCCCGCAGGGGCGCGCGGCGGGCGGTGTCGCCGGGATCAAGCTGGGCGGCCCGGAGGCGAAGGTCATCTCGTTCACGGCGGTCGATCCGGCGGCGGACGCGGTGGTGTTCACTGTCGCGGGCTCGCACGGCACGCTGGACGACTCGGTGCTCACGGCCAAGCTGACCCCGTTCGACCAGTATCCGCGCAAGGGGCGGGCGACGGGCGGCGTCCGCTGCCAGCGCTTCCTGAAGGGCGAGGACTGCCTGACGTTCGGCTGGGCCGGCGCGGCGCCCGCCCGCGCCGCGACGCGGACCGGGACGGCGGCCGAGCTGCCGGAGCCGGACCCGCGCCGGGACGGCTCGGGGGTGCCGCTGGCGAAGCCGGTGGCGGCGATGGCGGGTCCGTTCTAG
- a CDS encoding M16 family metallopeptidase, giving the protein MGHTATPPPATGGLTATEHRLANGLRVVLSEDHLTPVAAVCLWYDVGSRHEVKGRTGLAHLFEHLMFQGSAQVPGNGHFELVQGAGGSLNGTTSFERTNYFETMPAHELELALWLEADRMGSLLTALDDESMENQRDVVKNERRQRYDNVPYGTAFEKLTAMVYPEGHPYHHTPIGSMADLDAASLADAQAFFRTYYAPNNAVLSVVGDIDPERTLAWIEKYFGSIPGHEGKHPPRDGTLPEVIGEEKREVLEEDVPARAVMAAYRLPHDGTRECEAADLALTALGGGESSRLHNRLVRRDRSAVAAGFGLLRLAGAPSLGWLDVKASAEVDIADIEAAVDDELARFAEEGPSAEELERAQAQLEREWLDRLATVGGRADELCRYAVLFGDAQLALSAVKRVLEITPEEVRDIARARLRPDNRAVLVYEPTAAEDTDTDADETGADQTDYEAAEGAAPAEQQQTAAEETGQ; this is encoded by the coding sequence ATGGGCCACACGGCCACGCCACCGCCGGCCACCGGCGGGCTGACAGCGACCGAGCACCGGCTGGCCAACGGCCTGCGTGTGGTGCTCTCCGAGGACCACCTGACGCCGGTTGCCGCGGTGTGCCTCTGGTACGACGTCGGCTCGCGCCACGAGGTGAAGGGGCGTACGGGCCTGGCCCACCTCTTCGAGCACCTGATGTTCCAGGGCTCGGCCCAGGTGCCGGGGAACGGGCACTTCGAGCTGGTGCAGGGCGCGGGCGGCTCTCTCAACGGCACCACCAGCTTCGAGCGCACCAACTACTTCGAGACGATGCCCGCCCACGAGCTGGAGCTCGCGCTCTGGCTGGAGGCGGACCGCATGGGCTCGCTGCTGACCGCCCTGGACGACGAGTCGATGGAGAACCAGCGCGACGTCGTCAAGAACGAGCGCCGCCAGCGGTACGACAACGTGCCCTACGGCACCGCGTTCGAGAAGCTGACCGCCATGGTCTACCCCGAGGGCCACCCGTACCACCACACGCCCATCGGCTCGATGGCCGACCTGGACGCCGCGTCCCTGGCGGACGCGCAGGCGTTCTTCCGTACGTACTACGCGCCCAACAACGCGGTCCTGTCCGTCGTCGGCGACATCGACCCGGAGCGCACGCTGGCCTGGATCGAGAAGTACTTCGGGTCCATCCCAGGCCACGAGGGCAAGCACCCGCCGCGCGACGGCACCCTGCCGGAGGTCATCGGCGAGGAGAAACGCGAGGTGCTGGAGGAGGACGTGCCGGCGCGCGCCGTGATGGCCGCGTACCGGCTGCCGCACGACGGCACTCGCGAGTGCGAGGCCGCCGACCTGGCGCTCACGGCGCTCGGCGGCGGCGAGTCGTCCCGGCTGCACAACAGGCTCGTACGGCGCGACCGCAGCGCCGTCGCCGCCGGGTTCGGGCTGCTGCGGCTGGCCGGGGCGCCGTCGCTGGGCTGGCTGGACGTCAAGGCGTCCGCCGAGGTGGACATCGCCGACATCGAGGCCGCGGTCGACGACGAGCTGGCCCGGTTCGCCGAGGAGGGCCCGAGCGCGGAGGAGCTGGAGCGCGCGCAGGCCCAGCTGGAGCGGGAGTGGCTGGACCGGCTGGCCACGGTCGGCGGCCGCGCCGACGAACTCTGCCGGTACGCCGTGCTGTTCGGTGACGCCCAGCTCGCCCTGAGCGCGGTGAAGCGGGTGCTGGAGATCACCCCGGAGGAGGTGCGGGACATCGCGCGGGCCCGGCTCCGCCCGGACAACCGGGCGGTGCTCGTGTACGAGCCGACCGCAGCCGAGGACACCGACACCGACGCCGACGAGACCGGTGCCGACCAGACCGACTACGAAGCCGCTGAGGGCGCAGCGCCCGCCGAGCAGCAGCAGACCGCAGCCGAGGAGACCGGCCAGTGA
- a CDS encoding M16 family metallopeptidase produces the protein MDFHPRPSGGEPTPWAFPAPERGTLPNGLTVLRCHRPGQQVIAVDVNLVAPLDAEPEGLDGVATIMARALSEGTDKHDAEEFAAELERCGATLDTHADHPGVRVSLEVPASRLPRALGLLADALRAPAFPEGEVERLVQNRLDEIPHELANPARRAAKELSRELFPADSRISRPRLGTAETVERIDAAAVRAFYAAHVRPATATAVVVGDLTGVELDQALADTLGAWTGSAAEPRQAPPITADDRGRVVIVDRPGSVQTQLLIGRIGADRHDSVWPAQVVGTYCLGGTLTSRLDRVLREEKGYTYGVRAFAQVLRSAPDGSGAAMLAISGSVATDVTGPALGDLWQVLRTLAADGLTDEERDAAVQNLVGVAPLKYETAAAVADTLADQVEQHLPDDFQAQTYLRLAQTGTVEATAAAVSAFPEDRLVTILVGDAEQIAGPVRELGIGEVTVVTG, from the coding sequence ATGGACTTCCACCCCCGCCCGTCCGGGGGCGAGCCCACCCCCTGGGCGTTCCCGGCCCCCGAGCGCGGCACCCTGCCCAACGGCCTGACCGTGCTGCGCTGCCACCGACCCGGCCAGCAGGTCATCGCGGTCGACGTCAACCTGGTCGCGCCGCTCGACGCCGAGCCCGAGGGCCTGGACGGCGTCGCCACGATCATGGCCCGCGCGCTGTCGGAGGGCACCGACAAGCACGACGCCGAGGAGTTCGCCGCCGAACTGGAGCGCTGCGGCGCCACCTTGGACACGCACGCCGACCACCCCGGCGTACGGGTCTCGCTCGAGGTGCCCGCGTCCCGGCTGCCGCGTGCGCTGGGGCTGCTCGCCGACGCGCTGCGCGCTCCCGCCTTCCCGGAGGGCGAGGTGGAGCGGCTGGTGCAGAACCGGCTCGACGAGATCCCGCACGAGCTGGCGAACCCGGCCCGCCGCGCCGCCAAGGAGCTGTCCAGGGAGCTGTTCCCGGCGGACTCCCGGATCTCCCGGCCGCGCCTGGGCACCGCGGAGACCGTGGAGCGGATCGACGCGGCGGCCGTCCGCGCGTTCTATGCCGCACACGTGCGGCCCGCGACGGCCACCGCCGTCGTCGTCGGCGATCTGACCGGCGTCGAGCTGGACCAGGCGCTGGCCGACACGCTCGGCGCGTGGACCGGTTCGGCGGCCGAGCCGCGGCAGGCGCCGCCCATCACGGCCGACGACCGGGGCCGCGTGGTGATCGTCGACCGGCCCGGCTCCGTGCAGACGCAGCTGCTGATCGGCCGTATCGGCGCCGACCGGCACGACAGCGTGTGGCCCGCGCAGGTCGTCGGCACGTACTGCCTGGGCGGCACCCTCACCTCCCGGCTGGACCGCGTGCTCCGCGAGGAGAAGGGCTACACGTACGGCGTCCGCGCCTTCGCACAGGTGCTGCGCTCCGCGCCGGACGGCTCCGGCGCGGCGATGCTCGCCATCAGCGGCTCCGTCGCCACGGACGTCACGGGCCCGGCGCTGGGCGACTTGTGGCAGGTGCTGCGTACGCTCGCCGCGGACGGGCTGACCGACGAGGAGCGCGACGCCGCCGTGCAGAACCTGGTGGGCGTCGCGCCGCTCAAGTACGAGACGGCGGCGGCCGTCGCGGACACCCTGGCCGACCAGGTGGAGCAGCACCTGCCGGACGACTTCCAGGCGCAGACGTATCTGCGGCTCGCCCAGACCGGCACCGTCGAGGCGACGGCGGCGGCCGTCAGCGCCTTCCCGGAGGACCGGCTGGTCACGATCCTGGTCGGGGACGCGGAGCAGATCGCCGGCCCCGTACGGGAGTTGGGCATCGGCGAGGTGACGGTCGTCACGGGTTAG
- a CDS encoding M23 family metallopeptidase: MAFTRATGRHRRPTRANRTSANLAGIAGLATVGVMSSFASPAGAAASGQPQVQDTADTGLTQTVVLGDSLADSLTEQASSQSSAAEQAAAEAQAKARAKAAAEAKKKAEAEARKKAAEKAEKAREAEEQRAARAAEAKRAAISGYVSPIEGSYVSTPYGAGGGMWSSGTHTGVDFHASSGTSVRSVAAGEVVEAGWGGAYGNNVVVKHSDGTYTQYGHLSSVEVSVGQSVTSGEQIGLSGNTGNSNGPHLHFEARSGPDYGSDIDPVSYLRQHGVSL; encoded by the coding sequence ATGGCGTTCACCCGTGCCACGGGCCGGCACCGCCGGCCCACCCGCGCCAACCGTACGAGCGCGAACCTCGCCGGCATCGCCGGCCTCGCCACCGTCGGCGTCATGAGCTCGTTCGCTTCCCCCGCCGGAGCCGCCGCGTCCGGGCAGCCCCAGGTGCAGGACACCGCGGACACCGGGCTGACCCAGACCGTCGTTCTGGGCGATTCCCTCGCCGACTCCCTCACGGAGCAGGCCAGCAGCCAGTCCAGCGCCGCCGAGCAGGCGGCCGCCGAGGCGCAGGCGAAGGCGCGCGCGAAGGCCGCGGCCGAGGCGAAGAAGAAGGCCGAGGCCGAGGCCAGGAAGAAGGCCGCCGAGAAGGCGGAGAAGGCCCGTGAGGCCGAGGAGCAGCGTGCGGCCCGCGCGGCGGAGGCCAAGCGCGCCGCGATCAGCGGCTACGTCTCGCCGATCGAGGGCTCGTACGTCTCGACGCCGTACGGCGCCGGCGGCGGCATGTGGTCCTCCGGCACCCACACCGGCGTGGACTTCCACGCGTCGTCCGGCACCTCCGTACGGTCCGTCGCCGCGGGCGAGGTCGTCGAGGCGGGCTGGGGCGGCGCGTACGGCAACAACGTCGTGGTCAAGCACTCCGACGGCACGTACACGCAGTACGGTCACCTGTCGTCCGTCGAGGTGTCGGTGGGCCAGAGCGTGACCTCGGGCGAGCAGATCGGCCTGTCGGGCAACACCGGCAACAGCAACGGGCCGCACCTGCACTTCGAGGCCCGCAGCGGCCCCGACTACGGCTCGGACATCGACCCGGTGTCGTATCTGCGGCAGCACGGCGTCAGCCTCTGA
- a CDS encoding HPr family phosphocarrier protein has translation MVERRVSVGWAEGLHARPAAIFCRSAAAAGVPVTVRKGDGDPVNAASMLGVLGLGAEGGDEIVLASETDGAEDALDRLAKLVSEGLDELPETV, from the coding sequence ATGGTTGAGCGCCGCGTCTCCGTCGGCTGGGCCGAGGGCCTGCACGCCCGCCCCGCCGCCATCTTCTGCCGTTCGGCCGCCGCCGCGGGCGTCCCGGTGACCGTGCGCAAGGGCGACGGCGACCCCGTCAACGCCGCCTCGATGCTCGGCGTCCTGGGTCTGGGCGCCGAGGGCGGCGACGAGATCGTGCTGGCCTCCGAGACGGACGGCGCCGAGGACGCGCTCGACCGGCTGGCGAAGCTGGTCTCCGAGGGCCTGGACGAGCTGCCGGAGACGGTCTGA